Proteins from a single region of Sandaracinaceae bacterium:
- a CDS encoding DUF2330 domain-containing protein: MCCALLAGAVLCPRDADAFCGFYVAGSGAQLQNSGTHVVLMRIGTLTVLSMQNDYSGPPADFAMVVPVPVVLQADDVRTLPRDVFDRVNALSAPRLVEYWEQDPCASATTAHTSSMSHSIDDLLGRAVAPQPVQVHARFAVGEYDVVVLGAGDSAALEQWLRAHGYRIPDGAAAILRPYVQQGMKFFVAKVDASRVRFVGGRAVLSPLRIAYASQGFSLPVRLGLLNSSGEQDLIVHILAESRRYEVANYPNVTIPTNLEVQDRTRSAFGSFYEALFRETLAASPGAVVTEYAWSAGSCDPCPGGVMGLSSSDLQTLGMDVLGPSYNLSAYQSRVVLTRLHHRYAPTVLGEDLVFRVGLPIQGGREDTPGNGASVGGVNAFQARYIIRHPYGGRIACDNPRRNMWGPPPSRGWGAATPVVPPGLGAERPAAAASSHSFRGSGTPWRTARHARARP; this comes from the coding sequence ATGTGTTGCGCGCTGCTCGCGGGGGCGGTGCTGTGCCCACGAGACGCCGATGCGTTCTGCGGGTTCTACGTTGCGGGGTCTGGCGCGCAGCTGCAGAACAGCGGCACGCACGTGGTGCTGATGCGCATCGGGACGCTGACCGTCCTCTCCATGCAGAACGACTACAGCGGCCCCCCAGCGGACTTCGCCATGGTCGTGCCCGTGCCCGTGGTGCTGCAGGCAGACGACGTGCGGACACTGCCGCGTGATGTGTTCGACCGCGTCAACGCGCTCTCCGCCCCGCGGCTGGTCGAGTACTGGGAGCAGGACCCGTGCGCCTCCGCAACCACGGCCCACACGTCGTCCATGTCGCACTCGATCGACGACCTCCTCGGGCGCGCGGTGGCGCCCCAGCCCGTGCAGGTCCACGCGCGCTTCGCGGTGGGGGAGTACGACGTCGTCGTGCTGGGGGCCGGCGACTCGGCCGCGCTCGAGCAGTGGCTACGCGCTCACGGCTATCGCATCCCCGACGGCGCGGCAGCCATCCTGCGTCCCTACGTCCAGCAAGGGATGAAGTTCTTCGTGGCCAAGGTGGATGCCTCGCGCGTGCGGTTCGTGGGTGGGCGCGCCGTGCTCTCCCCGCTCCGTATCGCCTACGCCAGCCAGGGGTTCAGCCTGCCCGTGCGCCTGGGACTCCTGAACTCGAGCGGCGAGCAGGACCTCATCGTGCACATCCTCGCGGAGAGTCGCCGCTACGAGGTCGCCAACTACCCGAACGTGACGATCCCGACCAACCTCGAGGTACAGGACCGCACGCGCAGCGCGTTCGGGAGCTTCTACGAAGCGCTGTTTCGCGAGACACTGGCTGCTTCCCCGGGCGCCGTGGTGACCGAGTACGCGTGGTCGGCGGGCTCGTGCGACCCTTGCCCGGGCGGCGTGATGGGGCTCTCGTCCAGCGACCTCCAGACGCTGGGCATGGACGTCCTGGGGCCAAGCTACAACCTGTCGGCCTATCAGAGTCGTGTGGTGTTGACGCGGCTGCACCACCGGTACGCCCCGACGGTCCTCGGCGAGGATCTCGTCTTCCGCGTGGGGCTGCCCATCCAGGGAGGTCGCGAGGACACACCGGGGAACGGCGCGTCCGTCGGAGGCGTGAACGCGTTCCAAGCGCGCTACATCATCCGGCACCCCTACGGCGGGCGCATCGCGTGCGACAACCCGCGCAGGAACATGTGGGGACCCCCACCCTCCCGAGGATGGGGGGCGGCCACACCCGTCGTGCCACCGGGCCTCGGCGCGGAGCGTCCAGCGGCGGCGGCGTCATCGCACTCGTTTCGCGGGTCGGGCACGCCGTGGAGGACGGCTCGACACGCACGCGCCAGGCCGTGA
- a CDS encoding ABC transporter ATP-binding protein, with protein MAHVPAFLREVFRVHRGLALTSVGVRLVRALLPVATLYVGKLIIDEVLALLGGGPLPAELSAALLSPQLRSLWGLLAVELGLAVLADVLGRVVSLADALLSEQYSNAMGARVMAHAATLDLEDFEDSELQDQLDRARRQTIGRTPLLGQLFGQAQDALTVVSFAVGLVAYAPWLMGLLLLALLPAFLGEAHFNAESYTLDYRRTPERRELDYVRQTGASTETAKEVKILGLHAFLIARFEALAARIYAQNRALSLRRAGWGSLLTAVGTLGYYAAYGVITWRTLRGDFSVGDLTFLAASFRRLRTLLEGLLSGFSSLAGQALYLGDLFSFFEVRPEILSPSDALPFPSPMRSGFRFEDVGFRYPGAERWAVRHLSFELPAGQVLALVGENGAGKTTIVKLLARLYEPSEGRITLDSHDLREYDLDELRAHIGVIFQDFVRYHLSAGENIAVGRIDALEDQARIERAAEQSLADEVIAKLPRGYAQVIGKRFKTGVELSGGEWQKVAIGRAYMRDADVLILDEPTAALDARAEYEVFQRFKQLSANTTAVIISHRFSTVRMADRILVLSGGQVEEEGSHDALLARGGRYAELFELQAAGYR; from the coding sequence CTGGCCCACGTGCCGGCGTTCTTGCGCGAGGTGTTCCGCGTGCACCGGGGGCTGGCGCTCACCAGCGTGGGCGTGCGGCTGGTGCGCGCGCTGCTGCCCGTCGCCACCCTCTACGTGGGCAAGCTGATCATCGACGAGGTGCTGGCGCTGCTGGGGGGCGGGCCGCTGCCGGCCGAGCTGAGCGCTGCGCTGCTGAGCCCGCAGCTGCGGTCGCTGTGGGGCCTCCTGGCCGTCGAGCTGGGTCTGGCGGTGCTGGCCGACGTGCTGGGCCGCGTGGTGTCGCTGGCCGACGCGCTCCTGTCCGAACAGTACAGCAACGCCATGGGCGCGCGCGTGATGGCGCACGCGGCCACGCTCGACCTCGAGGACTTCGAGGACAGCGAGCTGCAGGACCAGCTGGACCGCGCGCGGCGCCAGACCATCGGGCGCACACCGCTGCTGGGGCAGCTGTTCGGTCAGGCGCAGGATGCCCTGACGGTGGTGTCGTTCGCCGTGGGCCTCGTCGCGTACGCGCCCTGGCTGATGGGGCTCCTGCTGCTGGCGCTGCTGCCCGCGTTCCTGGGCGAGGCGCACTTCAACGCGGAGAGCTACACGCTGGACTACCGGCGCACACCAGAGCGACGCGAGCTGGACTACGTGCGTCAGACCGGGGCCAGCACCGAGACCGCCAAGGAGGTGAAGATCCTCGGGCTGCACGCGTTCCTCATCGCCCGCTTCGAGGCGCTGGCGGCGCGCATCTACGCGCAGAACCGAGCGCTGTCGCTGCGCCGCGCGGGGTGGGGCAGCCTGCTCACGGCGGTCGGCACGCTGGGCTACTACGCGGCCTACGGGGTCATCACGTGGCGCACGCTGCGCGGGGACTTCAGCGTGGGCGACCTGACGTTCCTTGCCGCGTCGTTCCGGCGCCTGCGCACGCTGCTCGAGGGGCTGCTGAGCGGCTTCTCGTCGCTCGCCGGGCAGGCGCTGTATCTCGGCGACCTGTTCTCGTTCTTCGAGGTGCGCCCGGAGATCCTCTCGCCGTCCGACGCGCTCCCCTTCCCTTCGCCCATGCGGAGCGGCTTCCGCTTCGAGGACGTGGGCTTCCGCTATCCGGGCGCGGAGCGCTGGGCCGTGCGCCACCTGAGCTTCGAGCTCCCCGCGGGGCAGGTGCTGGCGCTGGTCGGGGAGAACGGGGCGGGCAAGACCACCATCGTCAAGCTGCTCGCGCGCCTCTACGAGCCCAGCGAGGGGCGCATCACCCTCGACAGCCACGACCTGCGCGAGTACGACCTCGACGAGCTGCGCGCGCACATCGGCGTCATCTTCCAGGACTTCGTGCGCTACCACCTCAGCGCGGGTGAGAACATCGCCGTGGGCCGCATCGATGCGCTGGAAGACCAGGCGCGCATCGAGCGCGCGGCGGAGCAGAGCTTGGCCGACGAGGTCATCGCCAAGCTGCCCCGCGGCTACGCGCAGGTGATCGGCAAGCGCTTCAAGACGGGCGTCGAGCTGAGCGGCGGCGAGTGGCAGAAGGTCGCCATCGGGCGCGCCTACATGCGCGACGCGGACGTGCTCATCTTGGACGAGCCCACGGCCGCGCTGGACGCCCGCGCCGAGTACGAGGTGTTCCAGCGCTTCAAGCAGCTGAGCGCAAACACCACAGCGGTGATCATCTCGCACCGCTTCTCGACGGTGCGCATGGCCGACCGCATCTTGGTGCTGAGCGGCGGGCAGGTGGAGGAGGAGGGCAGCCACGACGCGCTGCTGGCACGCGGCGGGCGCTACGCCGAGCTGTTCGAGCTGCAGGCGGCGGGCTACCGCTGA